A window of the Nocardia sp. NBC_01329 genome harbors these coding sequences:
- a CDS encoding NUDIX hydrolase, which translates to MNGAHTPATYPDPRTSANILAAGTVLWRHAPGSAGGVEIAVIRRPKYQDWSLPKGKLDPGESPVLAAFRETEEETGLRPRLGRYLGKVTYPITGHRKMKRVDYWAAEVVDGEFSANSEVDELVWCPLDTVMSELSYPMDRQIVRAFTRLPAATHTLLLVRHAKAGRRDRYKGPDEHRPLELAGYRQSLALVPNLLSFGAQEIYSAEPLRCMQTVAPLAEELGVEVEIEPLLGDIGYAADPDKARDRIRSLVSAQRVRVLCSQGETIPDLVRWWAQRDGMRLSPARTRKGSVWVLSFSGDRLVAADHLDRSLSVDTAPAVTA; encoded by the coding sequence GTGAACGGCGCGCACACTCCAGCTACCTATCCGGATCCCCGGACGTCAGCCAATATCCTCGCCGCCGGCACTGTGTTGTGGCGACACGCACCCGGTTCCGCGGGCGGTGTGGAGATCGCGGTGATCCGGCGTCCCAAGTACCAGGACTGGTCGCTGCCCAAGGGCAAACTCGACCCCGGTGAGTCCCCCGTGCTGGCGGCTTTCCGGGAAACCGAGGAGGAGACCGGATTGCGGCCCAGGCTGGGCCGCTATCTCGGCAAGGTGACCTATCCGATCACCGGGCACCGCAAGATGAAACGGGTCGACTACTGGGCCGCCGAGGTCGTCGACGGAGAGTTCAGCGCCAACAGCGAGGTCGACGAACTCGTCTGGTGTCCATTGGACACGGTGATGTCGGAGCTGTCGTATCCGATGGACCGGCAGATCGTGCGGGCATTCACCCGGCTACCCGCCGCCACCCATACCTTATTGCTGGTGCGGCATGCCAAAGCCGGACGACGCGACCGATACAAGGGGCCCGACGAACACCGGCCGCTGGAACTGGCCGGCTACCGGCAATCGCTGGCGCTGGTACCGAATCTGCTGTCATTCGGCGCGCAGGAAATCTATTCGGCCGAACCGCTGCGCTGTATGCAGACAGTGGCGCCGCTGGCCGAGGAACTCGGCGTCGAGGTGGAGATCGAACCACTACTGGGCGATATCGGTTATGCCGCCGACCCCGATAAAGCGCGGGATCGGATCCGGTCGCTGGTCTCCGCGCAGCGGGTCCGGGTGCTGTGCAGCCAGGGCGAGACCATTCCGGATCTCGTGCGCTGGTGGGCGCAACGGGACGGGATGCGGTTGTCGCCCGCGCGGACCCGGAAGGGTTCGGTCTGGGTTCTGTCGTTCTCCGGCGACCGATTGGTGGCCGCCGATCATCTCGACCGCTCGTTGTCGGTCGATACCGCGCCCGCCGTCACCGCGTAG
- a CDS encoding RNA degradosome polyphosphate kinase, whose protein sequence is MIVGVSDTETIKQQQVLPTPPPAATQIPADGNTPRLPADRYLNRELSWLDFNARVLALAEDSSLPLLERAKFLAIFASNLDEFYMVRVAGLKRRAETGLSVRSADGRSPNEQLALIAARSQDLAVRHAEVFLTEVLPALTDEGIAIIDWADLDDAERERLSAHFQEQVFPVLTPLAVDPAHPFPYISGLSLNLAVTVQDETTGGEHFARVKVPDNVDRFVRVRRPGPTGGGIAAFLPMEALIAAHLEHLFPGMTVVEHHSFRITRNADFEVDEDRDEDLLQALERELARRRFGSPVRLEVSDDMTEHMLDLLLRELEVDPADVIQVPGLLDLSCLWQVYGVDRPKLKDAPYVPATPPAFGERETPRNVFQALREGDVLVHHPYDSFSTSVQRFIEQAAADPQVLAIKQTLYRTSGDSPIVNALIDAAEAGKQVVALVEIKARFDEQANIKWARTLEQAGVHVVYGLVGLKTHCKTCLVVRREGSTIRRYCHIGTGNYNPKTARLYEDVGLLTAAPEIGADLTDLFNSLTGYSRKSDYRNLLVAPNGIRAGIIARIEREIELARTGAEAGIRLKANALVDEQIIDALYRASQAGVPVRIVVRSICGLRAGVPGMSENIEVRSILGRVLEHSRILNFRGQDEFWIGSADMMHRNLDRRVEVMAQVKDPKLRERLDEIFESALHPMTRCWVLDPDGNWKSSPDGAGTGPDGDGIEVRDHQVALMRLRRPDQQ, encoded by the coding sequence ATGATCGTAGGTGTGAGCGATACGGAAACCATCAAGCAACAGCAGGTGCTCCCGACCCCACCTCCGGCCGCCACCCAGATACCGGCCGATGGGAACACACCACGTTTGCCGGCCGATCGCTACTTGAACCGCGAGTTGAGCTGGCTCGATTTCAATGCGCGCGTCCTGGCTCTGGCCGAGGACAGTTCGCTGCCGTTGCTGGAACGCGCCAAATTCCTGGCGATCTTCGCCTCGAACCTCGACGAGTTCTACATGGTCCGCGTCGCCGGTCTCAAACGCCGCGCCGAAACCGGGCTTTCGGTCCGGTCCGCCGACGGCCGCTCACCGAATGAACAACTGGCGCTCATCGCGGCCCGCAGTCAGGATCTCGCGGTTCGCCATGCCGAGGTCTTCCTCACCGAAGTGCTGCCCGCACTCACCGATGAGGGAATCGCGATCATCGATTGGGCCGATCTCGACGACGCCGAACGGGAACGACTATCGGCGCACTTCCAGGAACAGGTCTTTCCCGTTTTGACTCCGTTGGCCGTGGATCCGGCCCATCCGTTCCCCTATATCAGCGGCCTGAGCCTGAATCTCGCGGTGACGGTGCAGGACGAGACGACCGGAGGCGAACATTTCGCGCGGGTGAAGGTCCCCGATAATGTGGATCGTTTCGTCCGGGTGCGTCGGCCGGGACCCACCGGCGGCGGCATTGCCGCCTTCCTGCCGATGGAAGCGCTGATCGCGGCACATCTCGAGCATCTGTTCCCCGGTATGACCGTGGTGGAGCACCATTCGTTCCGGATCACCCGCAATGCCGATTTCGAGGTCGACGAGGATCGCGACGAGGATCTGCTGCAGGCGTTGGAGCGCGAACTCGCGCGCCGCCGCTTCGGCTCCCCGGTCCGTCTCGAGGTCTCCGACGATATGACCGAGCACATGCTCGATCTGCTGCTGCGCGAGCTCGAGGTCGATCCCGCCGATGTCATCCAGGTGCCCGGTTTGCTGGACCTGTCCTGCTTGTGGCAGGTCTACGGGGTAGACCGGCCGAAGCTCAAGGACGCGCCCTACGTTCCGGCGACTCCGCCCGCGTTCGGCGAACGCGAGACACCGCGCAATGTGTTCCAGGCCCTGCGCGAGGGCGATGTGCTGGTGCACCACCCCTACGATTCGTTCTCCACCAGCGTGCAGCGCTTCATCGAACAGGCCGCAGCCGACCCACAGGTACTGGCCATCAAACAGACCCTGTATCGGACGTCCGGCGATTCCCCCATCGTGAACGCGCTCATCGACGCCGCCGAGGCCGGCAAACAGGTGGTGGCGCTCGTGGAGATCAAGGCGCGCTTCGACGAGCAGGCCAACATCAAATGGGCGCGCACGCTGGAACAGGCCGGCGTGCACGTGGTCTACGGTCTGGTCGGGCTGAAAACCCATTGCAAGACCTGCCTGGTGGTACGCCGCGAGGGTTCGACTATTCGCCGCTATTGCCATATCGGCACCGGCAACTACAACCCCAAGACCGCACGCCTGTACGAGGACGTGGGATTACTCACCGCGGCACCCGAAATAGGCGCCGACCTCACCGACCTGTTCAATTCGCTGACCGGCTACTCCCGTAAATCGGATTACCGCAATCTACTGGTGGCGCCGAACGGTATCCGCGCCGGAATCATCGCCCGGATCGAACGGGAGATCGAGCTGGCTCGAACGGGTGCCGAGGCCGGGATCCGGTTGAAGGCCAATGCGCTGGTGGACGAACAGATCATCGATGCCCTCTATCGCGCCTCCCAGGCCGGCGTACCGGTGCGCATCGTGGTGCGCAGTATCTGCGGGCTGCGCGCGGGTGTGCCCGGAATGAGCGAGAACATCGAGGTGAGGTCGATTCTGGGCCGAGTCCTGGAGCATTCCCGGATCCTCAACTTCCGGGGACAGGACGAGTTCTGGATCGGCAGCGCCGATATGATGCACCGCAATCTGGACCGCCGGGTGGAGGTCATGGCCCAGGTGAAAGATCCGAAGCTGCGCGAACGGCTCGACGAGATCTTCGAATCCGCGCTGCATCCGATGACACGCTGCTGGGTTCTGGATCCCGACGGTAACTGGAAATCCAGTCCCGACGGCGCGGGTACCGGCCCCGACGGGGACGGTATCGAAGTTCGCGACCATCAGGTGGCGCTCATGCGACTACGCCGTCCGGATCAGCAGTGA
- the cofC gene encoding 2-phospho-L-lactate guanylyltransferase — protein sequence MCPHTVHAVIAVKTLESAKSRLAGVLAPPLRSRLVLAMLTDTLRAAAAAPEVASITVVTPDPAVSRAARALGAAVHPEPRGVTTDLDGLNTALAAAATALRDRHGEVGLLALQADLPALRTAELSAVLAAAPTGARAFVADHAGTGTAALLAPPGTALRPRFGRDSAHHHHGDGAVRLRGDWPGLRHDVDTADDLAAVQALGAGPDTAALLDELGWPHHVREAVTQVC from the coding sequence ATGTGCCCGCACACCGTGCACGCCGTCATCGCGGTGAAAACCCTGGAAAGCGCCAAGAGCCGGCTGGCCGGAGTCCTCGCCCCGCCCCTGCGGTCCCGGTTGGTGCTGGCCATGCTGACCGATACCCTGCGCGCCGCTGCGGCAGCCCCGGAGGTCGCCTCGATCACGGTGGTGACGCCCGATCCCGCGGTATCGCGGGCGGCCCGCGCGCTCGGCGCCGCCGTCCATCCCGAACCCCGGGGCGTCACCACCGACCTCGACGGCCTCAACACCGCCCTGGCTGCCGCCGCGACGGCCCTGCGGGACCGGCACGGCGAGGTGGGACTGCTGGCACTACAGGCCGATCTACCGGCCCTGCGCACCGCGGAATTGTCCGCGGTGCTGGCGGCCGCCCCCACCGGAGCCCGCGCCTTCGTCGCCGACCACGCCGGCACCGGCACCGCGGCACTGCTCGCGCCGCCCGGTACCGCCTTGCGACCCCGGTTCGGGCGGGATTCGGCGCACCACCACCACGGCGACGGTGCGGTCCGGTTGCGCGGGGACTGGCCGGGGCTGCGCCACGATGTCGACACGGCCGACGATCTCGCGGCGGTGCAGGCCCTGGGGGCGGGTCCCGATACCGCCGCACTACTGGACGAACTCGGCTGGCCACATCACGTCCGGGAAGCCGTCACCCAGGTCTGCTAG
- a CDS encoding NAD(P)H-dependent glycerol-3-phosphate dehydrogenase → MTRAAVLGAGSWGTAFGKVLADAGTEVTIWARRPEVAEALATDHRNPYYLPGVQLPPVAATDDYARALEGADIVVLAVPSQSLRANLKVWSPAIGPDATLLSLAKGIENGTLLRMSEVIAEVSGAGPERIAVLSGPNLAKEIAAGQPAATVIGCTDAERAAAVQRACVTGYFRPYTNTDVIGCELGGACKNVIALACGIASGMGFGDNSLAGLMTRGLAEIIRLGVALGAEPVTLAGLAGIGDLIATCTSPLSRNRSFGQVLGSGGSMQAAQEATHGQVAEGVKSCTSVRALAAAKNVEMPLTEAVHQVCHEGLAVQSALEKLLGRRIKPE, encoded by the coding sequence ATGACGAGGGCGGCGGTACTGGGTGCGGGATCGTGGGGCACGGCATTCGGGAAGGTGTTGGCGGACGCCGGAACCGAAGTGACCATCTGGGCCCGCCGGCCCGAGGTCGCCGAGGCACTGGCCACCGATCACCGCAACCCCTACTACCTGCCCGGGGTGCAGTTGCCGCCGGTCGCGGCCACCGACGACTACGCACGGGCGCTGGAGGGCGCCGATATCGTGGTCCTCGCGGTGCCGTCGCAATCGCTGCGCGCGAACCTGAAGGTCTGGTCGCCGGCGATCGGCCCGGACGCCACCCTGCTGAGCCTGGCCAAAGGGATCGAGAACGGCACACTGTTACGGATGAGCGAGGTGATCGCCGAGGTCAGCGGTGCCGGGCCGGAGCGTATCGCGGTGCTGTCGGGCCCCAATCTGGCCAAGGAGATCGCCGCCGGGCAGCCCGCGGCCACGGTGATCGGCTGTACCGACGCCGAGCGGGCCGCCGCCGTACAGCGGGCCTGCGTCACCGGATATTTCCGGCCCTACACCAACACCGATGTGATCGGCTGCGAACTCGGCGGCGCGTGCAAGAACGTCATCGCGCTGGCCTGCGGGATCGCTTCGGGAATGGGCTTCGGGGACAACTCCCTCGCCGGACTGATGACGCGCGGACTGGCCGAGATCATCCGGCTCGGTGTGGCGCTGGGCGCCGAACCGGTGACCTTGGCCGGCCTGGCCGGTATCGGGGATCTGATCGCGACCTGCACCTCGCCGCTGTCGCGGAACCGGTCCTTCGGCCAGGTACTCGGCAGCGGAGGCTCCATGCAGGCGGCGCAGGAAGCCACGCACGGCCAGGTCGCCGAAGGAGTGAAATCGTGCACATCGGTGCGCGCGCTCGCCGCGGCGAAGAATGTCGAGATGCCGCTCACCGAAGCGGTTCACCAGGTATGTCACGAAGGGCTGGCGGTGCAATCGGCGCTGGAGAAACTCTTGGGACGCCGGATAAAACCGGAATAG
- a CDS encoding D-alanine--D-alanine ligase family protein, whose product MNPNRIRVAVVFGGRSNEHTVSCVSAGAVLRNLDPERFEAVPIGITPEGTWMLAGGDAAELSRHDRTLPSVTGGGPELILAADPSRAGKLVALDDPHTALDAIDVVFPVLHGAFGEDGTVQGMFELAGIPYVGPGVLASAAGMDKEFTKKLLAADGLPVGVQIVLRPGTAGVTPAERDRLGLPVFVKPARGGSSIGITKVTDWADLDAAIAAARAHDPKVIVEAGIAGREVECGVLEFPDGRVEASALAEIRMPEDLADADAGEQPGPAFYDFDTKYLDDVCEFDVPAKLDDEISDEVRAIAVRAFRALDCQGLARVDFFVTEDGPVINEINTMPGFTPISMYPRMWGETGVGYTELLTTLVETALARGTGLR is encoded by the coding sequence ATGAACCCGAACCGGATCAGGGTGGCGGTAGTCTTCGGCGGACGCAGCAACGAACACACGGTCTCGTGTGTGTCGGCGGGCGCGGTGCTGCGGAACCTCGACCCGGAGCGTTTCGAGGCGGTACCGATCGGGATCACGCCGGAGGGAACCTGGATGCTGGCCGGCGGCGACGCGGCCGAACTCAGCAGGCACGACCGTACCCTGCCGTCGGTCACCGGCGGCGGCCCGGAACTGATCCTGGCCGCAGATCCCAGCCGGGCCGGAAAACTGGTCGCCCTCGACGATCCGCATACCGCGCTCGATGCCATCGATGTGGTTTTCCCGGTGCTGCACGGGGCGTTCGGCGAGGACGGCACCGTACAGGGCATGTTCGAACTGGCCGGGATCCCCTATGTGGGGCCGGGCGTGCTGGCGAGCGCGGCCGGTATGGACAAGGAATTCACCAAGAAACTGCTCGCCGCGGACGGTCTGCCGGTCGGCGTGCAGATCGTGCTGCGGCCGGGTACCGCCGGCGTGACACCCGCGGAGCGTGACCGGCTCGGGCTGCCGGTGTTCGTGAAACCCGCTCGCGGCGGTTCCTCGATCGGTATCACCAAGGTCACCGACTGGGCCGATCTCGACGCGGCGATCGCCGCGGCGCGCGCCCACGATCCCAAGGTGATCGTGGAAGCGGGCATCGCGGGCCGTGAGGTCGAATGCGGTGTGCTGGAATTCCCGGACGGCCGGGTGGAAGCCAGTGCGCTCGCCGAGATCAGGATGCCCGAGGATCTGGCCGATGCCGACGCCGGTGAGCAGCCCGGGCCCGCCTTCTACGATTTCGACACCAAATATCTCGACGATGTCTGCGAATTCGATGTACCGGCCAAACTCGACGACGAGATCTCCGACGAGGTCCGGGCGATCGCCGTTCGCGCCTTCCGCGCACTGGACTGCCAGGGCTTGGCCCGGGTCGACTTCTTCGTGACCGAAGACGGCCCGGTGATCAACGAGATCAATACCATGCCCGGTTTCACCCCGATTTCGATGTACCCCCGGATGTGGGGCGAGACCGGGGTCGGCTACACGGAACTGCTGACCACGCTCGTGGAAACAGCGTTGGCGCGCGGTACCGGGTTGCGCTGA
- a CDS encoding DUF3515 domain-containing protein — translation MPEPTPDQDTDAPAGTEHTGYPPALIATAVALPIALLIGVVVAAVIALRTPVEREPLALGPIPAPAAAGPACSALIPALPADLGDYTRSVLVEPAPPATTAWQLPDGGEPIVLRCGLDRPLEFNRASALQLVNGVQWFEVRDDAAATATWFAVDRETYVALTVPDGSGPTPLQAVSDTITAQLPAQPIDPGELPN, via the coding sequence ATGCCGGAGCCAACGCCCGACCAGGACACCGACGCCCCGGCCGGCACCGAGCACACCGGATATCCGCCCGCCCTGATCGCGACCGCGGTGGCACTGCCGATCGCATTGCTGATCGGCGTGGTGGTCGCGGCGGTGATCGCGCTGCGCACCCCGGTCGAACGGGAACCGCTGGCACTCGGTCCGATTCCGGCGCCGGCGGCGGCCGGCCCGGCCTGCTCCGCCTTGATACCCGCGTTGCCCGCCGATCTCGGCGACTACACCCGCTCTGTCCTGGTCGAACCCGCGCCCCCGGCGACGACAGCATGGCAGTTACCCGACGGCGGCGAGCCGATCGTGCTGCGCTGCGGACTCGACCGGCCGCTGGAATTCAACCGGGCATCCGCGTTACAGCTGGTCAACGGTGTGCAATGGTTCGAGGTCCGCGACGACGCGGCCGCCACAGCCACCTGGTTCGCGGTGGACCGCGAAACCTATGTAGCCCTGACGGTTCCCGACGGGTCCGGGCCGACGCCCTTGCAAGCGGTATCGGACACCATCACCGCGCAACTGCCGGCGCAGCCGATCGATCCGGGCGAGCTGCCGAACTGA
- a CDS encoding thiamine-phosphate kinase → MSTGPTVRELGEFALIARINAGREQGPAVQLGPGDDAAVLAAARGRYAVSTDMLIEDRHFRLDWSEPVDIGRKAIAQNAADIYAMGAEPVGYVVGLGVPDRTPVDSVTAFADGLWAEAARAGGSIAGGDIVRSPQWVVSVTAFGDPLGEQPVTRSGARAGGILAIAGRPGWSAAGYAVLTAGHPVDSHPGAETAVAAHRAPRPPYDLVRGAMAGDHRPVALTDISDGLLADLGHLAESSGVAIDVRSGALRDTGLEDLAGSLEADARQWILTGGEDHVFAGVWPPGSVPPPGWTVVGGIHTGRGVTVDGVRPGGPQGWEAFSGTDSAKPDHSR, encoded by the coding sequence ATCAGTACAGGACCGACGGTGCGCGAACTGGGCGAATTCGCCCTCATCGCACGGATCAACGCAGGCCGGGAACAGGGGCCCGCCGTACAGCTGGGTCCCGGGGACGACGCGGCTGTACTGGCGGCGGCACGCGGTCGCTATGCGGTGAGCACGGATATGTTGATCGAGGATCGGCATTTCCGGCTGGACTGGTCGGAGCCGGTGGATATCGGACGTAAGGCGATCGCCCAGAACGCCGCGGATATCTATGCGATGGGCGCCGAACCGGTCGGCTATGTGGTGGGTCTGGGAGTACCGGACCGGACTCCGGTGGACTCGGTGACCGCGTTCGCGGACGGGCTCTGGGCCGAGGCGGCGCGGGCGGGGGGATCGATCGCGGGCGGAGATATCGTGCGGAGTCCGCAGTGGGTTGTCTCGGTGACTGCCTTCGGCGACCCACTGGGCGAGCAACCGGTGACCAGGTCCGGCGCGCGAGCGGGCGGCATTCTCGCGATCGCCGGGCGACCGGGCTGGTCGGCGGCCGGATATGCCGTGCTCACGGCCGGGCACCCCGTCGATTCTCACCCCGGCGCGGAGACCGCTGTCGCCGCGCACCGTGCCCCGCGGCCTCCGTACGACCTCGTCCGTGGTGCCATGGCCGGTGATCATCGGCCGGTGGCGCTCACCGACATCTCCGACGGACTGCTCGCCGATCTCGGGCATCTGGCCGAATCTTCCGGAGTCGCCATCGATGTGCGCTCGGGGGCGCTGCGGGATACCGGGCTGGAGGATTTGGCCGGATCGCTGGAAGCCGATGCGCGGCAATGGATTCTGACCGGGGGTGAGGATCATGTGTTCGCCGGGGTCTGGCCGCCCGGTTCGGTTCCGCCGCCCGGATGGACCGTTGTCGGCGGTATCCATACTGGTCGGGGGGTAACCGTGGACGGGGTGCGCCCGGGCGGTCCGCAGGGCTGGGAGGCGTTCTCCGGGACGGACTCGGCGAAACCGGACCACTCACGATAG
- a CDS encoding uracil-DNA glycosylase has protein sequence MGTKPLVEIIDPGWAKALDPVADRIAEMGEFLRAENAAGRGYLPAGENVLRAFQEPFEEVRVLIVGQDPYPTPGHAMGLSFSVAPDVSPVPRSLANIFSEYSKDLGHPTPSCGDLSPWARQGVLMLNRVLTVAPGTPASHRGKGWEKVTEQAIAALVARDEPLVAVLWGRDAASLKPALAAAEVPSIESAHPSPLSASRGFFGSRPFSRVNELLDELGAEPVDWRLP, from the coding sequence ATGGGCACGAAACCACTCGTGGAAATCATCGATCCGGGCTGGGCGAAAGCACTGGATCCAGTCGCCGACCGTATTGCGGAGATGGGCGAGTTCCTGCGTGCCGAGAATGCCGCGGGCCGCGGATATCTCCCCGCCGGGGAGAATGTGCTGCGCGCCTTTCAGGAGCCGTTCGAGGAGGTCCGGGTGCTGATCGTCGGTCAGGACCCCTACCCGACTCCGGGGCACGCCATGGGGCTGAGCTTCTCGGTAGCGCCCGATGTTTCGCCGGTCCCGCGCAGCCTCGCCAACATCTTCTCGGAATACAGCAAGGATCTCGGCCATCCCACCCCGAGTTGCGGGGACCTGAGCCCCTGGGCACGCCAGGGTGTGCTGATGCTGAACCGGGTCCTGACAGTCGCTCCGGGCACTCCGGCCTCTCATCGCGGGAAGGGCTGGGAAAAGGTCACCGAGCAGGCGATTGCCGCTCTGGTGGCACGAGACGAGCCGCTGGTCGCGGTGCTGTGGGGGCGGGACGCCGCCTCGCTGAAACCTGCGCTGGCCGCGGCGGAGGTGCCCAGTATCGAATCCGCACACCCGTCACCGTTGTCGGCGTCACGAGGATTCTTCGGCTCACGTCCGTTCTCCCGGGTCAATGAACTACTGGACGAACTCGGCGCCGAGCCGGTGGACTGGCGCCTGCCGTGA
- a CDS encoding alpha/beta fold hydrolase produces the protein MSNANNLLDPVQLRLRGAGGIELVADRYGPPDGPAVLFLHGGGQTRHSWKQTGAQLGATGLRAVTLDARGHGDSQWALDRDYRYEAMVGDVLAVLEQLGGGPVVVVGASMGGITGLLATAAPGGDAISALVLVDIVTRPEPEGVNRVLTFLNRNPDGFATLDEAADAVAEYLPHRPRPESNAGLLRNLRERDGRWYWHWDPGILGDESADPDEMARILDGAARAIDIPVLLVRGLQSDVVSAAGAAEFMQLVPHAELVEIGNAAHTAAGDDNDSFTEAVAKFVIRSR, from the coding sequence GTGAGTAATGCGAACAATCTGCTCGATCCCGTCCAGCTGCGGTTACGCGGCGCGGGCGGGATCGAGCTCGTTGCGGACCGGTACGGCCCACCGGACGGCCCGGCCGTGCTGTTCCTGCACGGCGGCGGCCAGACCCGGCACTCCTGGAAGCAGACCGGCGCCCAGCTCGGCGCGACCGGACTCCGGGCGGTCACCCTCGACGCGCGCGGCCACGGCGACAGCCAGTGGGCACTGGATCGCGACTATCGCTACGAGGCCATGGTCGGCGATGTACTCGCGGTGCTGGAGCAACTCGGCGGCGGCCCAGTGGTCGTGGTCGGCGCCAGCATGGGCGGTATCACCGGCCTGCTCGCCACTGCCGCGCCCGGCGGCGACGCCATCTCGGCACTGGTCCTGGTGGATATCGTCACCCGGCCCGAACCCGAAGGCGTCAACCGGGTGCTCACCTTCCTGAACAGGAATCCGGATGGGTTCGCGACCCTCGACGAGGCCGCGGACGCGGTCGCCGAATATCTTCCGCATCGGCCACGGCCCGAATCCAACGCGGGACTGCTGCGTAATCTGCGCGAACGTGACGGTCGCTGGTATTGGCACTGGGATCCGGGCATTCTCGGCGACGAATCCGCCGACCCCGACGAAATGGCACGCATCCTCGACGGAGCGGCGCGCGCGATCGATATCCCGGTACTGCTGGTGCGGGGGTTGCAATCGGATGTAGTGAGCGCTGCGGGCGCCGCCGAATTCATGCAGCTGGTACCGCACGCAGAACTGGTGGAGATCGGTAATGCCGCCCATACTGCCGCCGGCGACGACAACGACTCGTTCACCGAGGCGGTCGCGAAGTTCGTCATACGCTCCCGCTGA
- a CDS encoding enoyl-CoA hydratase/isomerase family protein has product MSTEADYVRHDDGVLEIILSTAAKGTSLDFAGVAAGAAALAELGSDIGAVLLTGTGPNFCAGGDVRDFAAAQDRSAHLYQLADTLHVLVRALDSAPVPVVAAVHGWAAGAGMSLVCAADIAVGGPGTRMRPAYPGVGLSPDGGMSWTLPRLVGAAKAREILLTDAVLDAAEAHRLGILARLAESDESVRDDARALARTLARGPRASYSSIRSLLSRSATASLSEQLDAERDAMGAAAGSPTGREGVDAFLAKRAPDYSGLN; this is encoded by the coding sequence ATGAGCACCGAAGCCGACTACGTCCGCCACGACGACGGGGTCCTGGAGATCATCCTGTCCACCGCCGCCAAGGGCACCTCGCTGGATTTCGCCGGGGTCGCTGCGGGGGCCGCCGCCCTCGCCGAACTCGGCTCGGATATCGGTGCGGTACTGCTCACCGGTACGGGCCCGAACTTCTGTGCCGGTGGCGATGTGCGCGACTTCGCGGCGGCACAGGACCGTTCCGCGCATCTATATCAGCTGGCCGATACGCTGCATGTTCTCGTCCGAGCGCTGGACAGTGCCCCGGTGCCGGTAGTCGCCGCCGTCCACGGCTGGGCCGCGGGTGCCGGGATGAGCCTGGTCTGCGCTGCCGATATCGCGGTCGGTGGTCCGGGCACCCGGATGCGACCCGCGTATCCGGGGGTCGGGCTGAGCCCGGACGGCGGTATGTCCTGGACGCTGCCGCGACTCGTGGGCGCGGCCAAGGCCCGCGAGATCCTGCTGACCGATGCGGTACTCGACGCCGCGGAAGCTCACCGGCTCGGGATCCTCGCCCGGCTCGCCGAGAGCGACGAATCGGTCCGCGACGACGCCCGTGCGCTGGCACGCACGCTGGCGCGCGGCCCACGCGCCAGCTACAGCTCCATCCGCAGCCTGCTCAGCCGCTCGGCCACCGCGTCTCTGAGCGAGCAGCTGGATGCCGAACGCGATGCGATGGGTGCGGCCGCCGGAAGCCCGACCGGCCGCGAGGGTGTGGATGCATTTCTCGCCAAACGCGCCCCGGACTATTCCGGGCTGAACTGA
- a CDS encoding GNAT family N-acetyltransferase has translation MHLLPEGGQGGPRLITGSPVSAEEAHSSSIRPRPGSAQEPGRGRIAVRKEHQTSTNTDEPGGPGISWRLAPLGPAHAHALAACHIACWREAYRGLVPDHVLDAFDLEHRAANWERIARNHSGRILVAESGAGIAGFTHYSAPRDEPAVAERELQAMYVRAEWYGSGLARDLMDAVLEPDRSCSLWVFERNPRARAFYTRYGFAPDGTTRAERFATATEIRMVRR, from the coding sequence GTGCACCTCCTGCCTGAAGGCGGGCAAGGTGGTCCGCGGCTGATCACCGGTTCACCGGTTTCAGCCGAGGAGGCCCACAGCTCTTCGATACGACCTCGCCCCGGCTCCGCACAGGAGCCGGGGCGAGGTCGTATCGCTGTCCGGAAGGAGCACCAGACGAGTACGAACACCGACGAGCCGGGCGGCCCGGGTATCTCCTGGCGGCTCGCCCCACTGGGGCCCGCGCATGCGCACGCGCTGGCTGCCTGTCATATCGCTTGCTGGCGCGAGGCCTACCGGGGTCTGGTCCCCGACCATGTCCTGGACGCCTTCGATCTCGAGCACCGGGCCGCCAACTGGGAGCGGATCGCCCGGAACCACTCCGGTCGGATCCTGGTGGCGGAATCGGGTGCCGGCATCGCGGGATTCACCCACTACAGCGCGCCCCGCGACGAACCCGCGGTGGCCGAGCGAGAACTGCAGGCCATGTACGTCCGGGCAGAGTGGTACGGCAGCGGGCTGGCTCGCGACCTGATGGACGCGGTGCTGGAGCCGGACCGCTCGTGTTCGCTGTGGGTTTTCGAACGCAACCCCCGGGCTCGCGCCTTCTACACCAGATACGGTTTCGCCCCCGACGGCACCACCCGGGCCGAACGGTTCGCCACGGCCACCGAGATCCGTATGGTGCGGCGGTAG